The genomic window CACCGAGCCAAGAAAAgggtctctgtctctctgcctctggtcGCTCCGGTGCGATGAGGTAAAATCATTAATAGCAGGCCTATTATTTTTTACTCAGTaacggatgtgatttaaaatgtagcgaattacaatacttaacagaaaacctacacaagtaaaagtaaaagtacagattttaaaaacgacttaaaaagTAGTAAGTAGGCTACACCaaaaaaactactcaattacagtaacATGAGTAAATGTAGCCCTAATTCTTTAATTTGCACCTCTGCAGCAGAGTCATATATGGTCTTAAATATGGTTTTGGTCTTTATAGTGCATCTTATTTATTATAATAACTAAGCTTTGACtacatttttctaaaatgaCAGAGGCCAAATTCTGAACTTGAGGAGTTATTTCATAccccaatgggtgacatcatgtTGGCTTCATCCATTGTTTATATTGTTAATGATGAACTGACGACCATATGAGACGGTTATAGGTTTTCAGTTGGTTACCGATGACTTGACCAGTCCTAACTCAACAATGTGTAGGCCTACatgatatttttaaatgtttggaaacactgaatacattttttattgaataCATTAAGTCACTGCTAACCAAGATACATTAATGGTGTTGAATACAATAAACTCTTACTGTGGAAACATTGGAACATGCTTTTCCCTTTGCCTTTAATATGTGACCCAGTCCACAGTGTTATGTGGCTCTTGAAAGAACTGCTGCTATTTCTTGTAAATGCTGAGGAAGTGGAAGGTAAGTGGTAAGGTAACCAATGGGATTTCCCAGaactgaaactgaaataaaGGTCTCATAATGACTcatttgaaacagagagagactcagcagGGGAAACGCAAAGTACAGTTCAGAGGGTTTGAACTGGGATGTTGGTTAAGTAACGATCATGACAGTATGGGGTgccgattgtaaagttgcgcacgctacaaataacaacaacatttcttcacatttagccctaaaacatcactttttattcacatttagagaaatatttgtgaactttgtcatatttacttttgtgaataaaaatgtaagataatttcattggcaaatataaatgttaaatattatatctaaatgttgaatgttttatctaaatgttaaatgttatatataaatgttaaaaatacatgtcctgattctaaacatttagtttacattctaaatatttagctttgatcctatatatttagctaagattgtGAATATTTAGCAActatttctaaatatttagctaagactctaaatatttagcaacgatttATAAATATTTGACTGTACAAATGGGGTGGGGGCCCAATATATGCCTAGTTTGAAATACATCTGtaaatttaaaatgaacaaaaaaaatggtgagAGGAGAAAAGATCTCCACATATTCAATATTTAGTTATCTGAAAGGTTTTATGAGTTTTAGTTCTGCTTAGTCGGCTAATGCAACAACATTATAATAATAGCAAcctaaaaaacatttcagacgtTTTGCATCACCTTCTCTGTCTTACCATTGACAAAAGGTGAGGCTAAACTAAAGAGCAgtagaaatgttgtgtttgtgaagttACATCCACTAAAATGTGAATAATTTACTTTGAATTCATGCTTTTGCTCGTCAAAGTAAGATCGAATGCGTTTTTTAGAGGCCTTCTTTATTTTAGAAATTGCAAGTCAGCCTCCACGAAGGCgggttaccatggaaacaaaaaaTGTCCGCAGTGCGAACGCCACCAAACACAAGAGCGCGTCAACCAATCACAGGCGGGAGACGACACAGTGCTATTTGCATACAGGCTGTATAAGAAAACGAGCTCTCTTACCCAACTTTACAGATCAGCTTCATCATGCCTGAACCACCAAAATCCGCCCCCAAGAAGGGTTCCAAGAAAGCCGTCGTCAAGTCCACCAGCAAGACCGGCAAGAAGAGACGAAAGACCAGGAAGGAGAGTTATGCTATCTACGTGTACAAAGTCCTGAAACAGGTTCATCCCGACACCGGGATCTCCTCCAAGGCCATGGGTATCATGAACTCCTTCGTGAGTGACATCTTTGAGCGTATCGCCGGGGAGGCTTCCCGTCTGGCTCATTACAACAAGCGCTCCACCATCACCTCCAGGGAGATCCAGACCGCTGTCCGCCTGCTGCTGCCCGGAGAGCTGGCTAAGCACGCCGTGTCTGAGGGCACCAAGGCCGTCACTAAGTACACCAGCTCCAAGTAAACCTGCTGATTTATCAGCCAAAAAAACGGTCCTTTTAAGGGCCACCCACCTTGTCAACTAGGCGCAATAATCCTGAAAgtgtttaaaagatttattttccaaTAGTTTATTCATCAATGACTAATTATTTTAAGACTATGAAAACTTTCTGTATTAAAAAAGAGATGTATGTTAAGTTCCCGGGCAAATTCCGTTTCTCTCTCACTGAGGTTTTGGATAACATTAAATTACTAAAACTCATGTGGGGATGCATTGGCTCTCATGTTtctgctgcgtgtgtgtgtgagcctttCATTATGTCTGAGTGCTTAATCACAGACTCAATTACACCAATTAATACCACAAAAAATTAAGTTAAACTGAGTTGAGCCCtgaaaaataactgaaaagatttttttttttttttttttttttttttttttaaatcaattgaACAGTCTGAATGTCTTTCACATTAAAATTACCACATCATACTTTTGCCCTTTAATGAGAAATAAGCGGTTAGTGTAGATACCCTCACCCCAAATATGGGCAACTGAAAAGTTACTTAACCTATACCCTATGGACCTGAGATGCAGACTCTGTTGAAGCgagctcaaacaaacaaaatctacATTTCCTTTAACGAACACTTACAGGTACATCTGAAAGTGAGTGCACAATGAGGAACTCGGAGGAAACAAAATCATTAAGTGCTAACCAGCAGCTTTATAGGTGTTGTTTCACACCAACACAACGAAAGGTTAGACATGTGAAGTtttagagaaacacacagacactgctTTTAATTCTGCTGATCTTaaacttaataaaaaatattactacaagactttctttctttgtcgTAAAAGCAAGTACTTCCAGTCCAAAACTACGAGTCAGACATTCAGGATGTATTTCCTCTATTAGAAATGTTATAAAGACGTTAACATCTAAATTCTTGAGCACAGAGAAAAGGACCGGAGTTATATCTGAACATTAACTTAGCTTTTGTGTGAGGAGCAGGTCAGTGAGTGATGTTAGACAGATTTATATAACGTTTATatgcacaataaaaacatatacagaaaaacaaagattgaCAAAAAGGTGCAGTAAGATGCAAAAAACACAGACCATATTGGAAGCCTCCACCTAAATTATGTCAATATTATAAAAGAAAACGTTGTACTGCTCATAAATAATCTACTAACAGTAACAAAGGGTACTTGTGCCCTAACTAAAGGATAAGTGCTCAATGAAGACCCcctaacactttttttttcttgtgacaaAATCATTTTACTTGTCACAGTTAATGATTGTTAGTCTACAACTAAACAGACACTCAAGACATATTTCCTCCATTAGAAATgttatgaaaactttaaaaGCCTATCTAAATTCTTggcacagagagaaggagcagAGTTATatctgaacatttttaatttagccCACCAGCTTTGTAGTCTGATGCACTGAACTGTAAATGTTACTGACAGActgtttattcatttgtttagaaaataataatcattagGGCTTACTACAGTATCAATGACATTCAAACGGAAAGCAGCAAATGAGAAGTTTATGAGTGAGTGTGCAAcatctgtttttacatttgtact from Labrus bergylta chromosome 1, fLabBer1.1, whole genome shotgun sequence includes these protein-coding regions:
- the LOC109986891 gene encoding histone H2B 1/2 → MPEPPKSAPKKGSKKAVVKSTSKTGKKRRKTRKESYAIYVYKVLKQVHPDTGISSKAMGIMNSFVSDIFERIAGEASRLAHYNKRSTITSREIQTAVRLLLPGELAKHAVSEGTKAVTKYTSSK